ACATTCTTTACCGGACTCAACTGCTGTCATATATccatctcaaaacaaccATGATACGACTCCAACTGCAGCACACGGATTGGTTCTACAAGAACTGATTCTGACAGGTGCTCACTTGCAAAGTTGTCTCAGGTAGGACACTCTCCAAAATAGCATGCATGCATATATTCATCAATATGTTTACCGTTAACAACACAGTGCTATCTATTTGCGAAACACGTGGTCCGTCTACCAATTGATCCGGGACTAACCCGGAGCATCCACCAAACCGGTATCCTCCCCATTTTCCATTTCCCACTTGTAGTGACACCTCCACCAACGTGGTCGCCGCCCGACGATCCAACACGGTGCCGACTTCGCGGGACACGCCTCGAAGGCCCTCCGGTTGCTCCGAATTTCTAGCAGGAACAATCAATTCCTGtcatcaaacacaaaagccgAGAAATCTGGTGAATCTATAAATACCTCCTGACGTCCGTACCGTGCTGTTCGGCGTAGGGGGTAGACCACGAAGCTTGCCTGTACCGATCCATGAATCGCTTCTTGGGAGCAATGCCCCCTTTTTGATTGGGAACGCTCGATTGTGCTGTACTGGTTGGTGACGGTAGTAGCAGCGGTGGAGGAGACTTGTTGCCGTTACGAAGCGCCTGGGTGTGAGCGAGCGGTGTGTCcccaaacgaaaagaatgACACTGTATACTCTTGATTGCTAGTTCCGGAACTCGTCTTCGTTGCATGGACGTTGGATATTCCGTCTTCGCTGAAGTCATCCTCGGAGGCTTCATtaaaagaagaagacgcggTAAGGTCGCTCGCACTGTCTTGGTCCTTTTCCACGGTACATTGTGTGGGAGTGTGTATCCAGCGGAGTCGCTTGGGTAGAGGTTCTTGGCCGTACCCATCCTCGCCATCATCGGGCGCATCTTCGACCGCGTCACGCCCGTCTCGGAAAAAGTCCTGGAACATGTAGTACCGCGGTGGCGCTCCGAGTTGGATCGACGGATCGGCGAGGGTATCGCTCGACCCGCCGTGGTTCATTGCGGAACGCGGACGCACGCGACGGAGCCGCGGAACTCGTAGGGGCAGCTCGGATTCCTCAGGCCGCGTCGCTGGAACGGAGTACGCGGTGAACCATCCAGGACCTGGACTTTCGTCTCGCCTACTGGATGGCGTCGACGACTCCGTCATGACGGTATTGACGATTCGGGGACGGGGTTTTGGTCAGCCACAGCGACCGAAAGAGGTCCATCCAAGTGAATATCGTCACCAGTGTGGGAAACGATGTTGTCGCGACTGGCGCGAGTTCCGATAGGTCGCGGAAACGTTTGATTCGGTATCAAAGTCACGCATAAATCTACGACGGATGGACTTTTTGGATCGTACTCTGGAACACGATCGTAGTTTGGAAAGGGCAATGGTATAACCCGGATGTCTTCCATTCGTGATCATACAGGGATCAATGTTCTTcctctaactgtaaatgacgATTCGCTTTTCACGTCCAATACGAGTAACATTTACAGGTACGAAGAGCACCCGTGGCACTCGCCCAACAGTAAATTCGTTCACGGGAATGACGGCTATGTCAACCAACAGCGGAGCGGAACATACTAGTGGCGTGGCATCTTCTTCCAGCGCAAGCTAGCTAGTTGAGCTCCgccatttacagttagtttcGTTCTGTATATGTAAATCCAACCTATAAGTTCTTAATAGTTAGAAATGTATCGGGCCGAAATAGGAAGTGTAACGCCGGAGGAGTCTACTTATCGGCGTACACCTCTTCCGCTTCGTCATCcgaatcatcgtcgtcgtcatctttgtCAGCTTGCCGTGCCTTTCGCAAttgctcctttttcttggcggctTCTGTTTGTGGCTGATCTTCGTCATCGGaatcttcctcgtccgaaTCATCATCATCCGAATCCTGCTCAATGTGGGCGTTCAGCATCTCCTCGAACAGTGTCGGCTCATCGTCCAGCTCGGCATCATCCGGATGCACCTTGTATTCCGGTAAGGCCGAGTTGTCCAATGTGGTCATGTCTActttcaatttttggtcGACACCCACGTATCCGTTCGATTTGATAAGTAGATCGAATTCGTACGTACCCTGCGGCGGTGCCAAGAACTTGATGGCGTGTTGCACCTTCTTGTTGGAATTACCAACCTTATCAATCGAAATGATCTTGCCCTCCTTAAGTTGCCCCAAAATAATCCACCAAGCTTCCTTCTTGGGAAAGGGAAATCGGGGTGCGTGCACGAGACCCGCCTTTTCACCGTCTGCCAGATTGTTCCGAGTTATTGTAACCATAATGGTTACCAAATCCCCTTCGTACACGTtgtcatcttcgtcgtcgtccacaaaAACTTTGGATTCAACCGTGATATCCGGGAAAATGTGGAGATAGTTGGCGATATCCTTCTTCTGCAAGTCGGAAAATGTGGCCATGCCTTTGCGCTGGTCTTCCGCCTGCGCGCGATATTCTTGGACCGTTCCAATCTTGACCTTGCCTTTATCCACGTGTGCTACTTCTGCCGGCGTAAAGTGCGGTAGCTGCAACAACGGCGAATCCTTGGTCCACATGGCCTGGGTCACGTACTGTCCGAATTCAATACAATTAGCCGCCGTCTGAATTGAGTCTTGATGCTTACAGACGGAAATCATGGCATCAATCAGTGCAGTGGAGTAGCGCAGCATGTACTTTAAATCTTCTTCGTGCACTTTGGCGACGTCTTGGCGCAAAAGATGGGAATGCATGAGTACGTTGCCCTTGACGCAGACGGGATGATTGTACTTGGGTTTAGGCATGAGCGATTTGACGTTGGTCACGGCGGCGGAAACGGCCTTTTTATCGTCCGCGTCACGGGGAATGTTGCGTTTGCGGAATTCGGCGGAACCCGCGAGGACTTCCGGGAGGGCTCGGACGACCGTGTGTTCGTTGAGAGTGTGATGGAACCACGAATAGGTATCGTACATGACATCCTTTTCTCCGTACTTGGAGGAATCACTGTAGTAGGTCCAAACGCAAAAGGGAATGACCCCCACCATGATGACAAGGTACACCATAAGGACTAGATTACGGTTGTTGGTGTCGAGCAAGAACGACGGCAATCCAATGGACACTTCCAAACTCTGTTTGCCGTCCGGGTTGCCGTACTTTTCGTAATTTTCCTTGGCCGTTTCGTCCGTCAATGTTTCGTAGGCCTTACTGACCATCATGAATTTGGCTTCCGCCGCGCGGTTACCGGGATTCTTATCGGGATGGTATTTGAGCGAGAGGTTGCGGTACGCCTTTTTGATCGATTTCGAGTCCGAGCCGTGATCAATTTCGAGAATGGAGAAGGGATCGAACGAGTTGACTTCGCCGTCCTGCGATACCATAAACAAGAGCCACACGAAGAGCATACTGAGCGCGAGGGTAATACCGACGTTGATGAGGAAGCCTTGGGAATGCAGGACGCTCATGCCCTTTTGCGACTTTTTGAGCTGATCGGCCTTTTTCTGTTCGGCGGAAGTCCGCGCGACGGCACCAATCTTTTCATCGTTGACCCAAAAGGCGTTGAACACTTTTTGTAGAATGGAATACCAGGCTGTGGGAGAGcgagaaagagagagagagaaaagaCAAGGAACGGGTGACCTACGTGAGTGACGAATGGCGGACATCGACCGCGACCAACCGATGTACCCATTCGAACGTACAAGGTACCAAGTAAAAGCTGAGCGTACTCAGCGCGAAGAAATAAAATCCGTTATCGTCGTACTGTAACATCTTGCCACAGTAGCAGGTCTCGCTCAAGTAGGACACTTATTCGATTCAGGATGGATTATGGCGGGGGAGAACGGATGTTACGCACTGCCCACCGTCGCTCGTGCTCGGGACCGGAATGCCTTTTCCTCGTTCCTACTAACTGGAACTGTAACACTGGAACTTGGCCCTGTATGATGTATGTTCCTGTCCCTCACGTACTATGTAGCGACAACTCGCCGGCCAAACGTTTCGGAGCCATCGCCCAATTCGGACGACAACAGACATTGACGTCGTGAGTATGCGTTGGGTTGTCCTCCGCAACGCACTTCCACGTGTTACCAGTAACAGGGAAACTCTAACACTATTGGATCCGCAGTCAGGAGGTTTTCCTAGCTTTCGCGCTGGAAACGAGTTGACGCGCCATGTGAACGAACAACTTGCGGGAGGAGACCGATTAGATGCGCGCACGCGTTGCCAAAAGTAGGTACGAATGTGTGACACCAACAACGTTTGACATTACAATATACGAGACGCCACCGATCTCCCAGGGAAGCAACGAGAACAAGCCACAATCGTGTGACGAAAGCACTCCACTAAATGTGACACTGCGACAGATACCTCCTATCTACGTAGGTCGATCTCCCACCGTCGTCATGACGAGAATAGATCCAAGGTTCTTTTACATGCTCTCAATATTAGCCACCGCGGCTGCCTGGATTCCAACCAATGGGGCGTCGTCGAACGCCCCAGGCCGACAGTGTCTTTCGGCctcctcatcatcaacagCCGTTTCCTCGGAAACATCCTTGTCCAGCAACGAAATTTTTACCGACTTTGTGGAGTTTTTaaaggaaaagcaaaaccGTATCATCGTACAGTTGGAAGCGATAGAGCAGTCCTCGGGTGCCCACTTTACGCGAGATGCTTGGGGTATGATGGATGAAACGAACGAGGACGCACAAGCCGGCAAGCTTTCCAGTGGCGGTTTGACGCGAGTACTTCAAGGAGGTTCCGTCATAGAAAAGGGCGCCTGTTCACTGACTTTGATTGAACAGGGTATCTTGACGCCCGAACGCGCCGCCACGATACGCTCCCGACAACCCGAAAACGGTATGAATATCCAAGCCGGTGACGTTTACAGTGCTGCGGCGCTCAGTATGGTGTTGCACACGGCCAGTCCCATGGTACCTACCTTTCGTTCTGATATTCGTGTCTTTCAAGTGCGATCCTCCTCATCGACGGATGACGGCAACGACCCGACAAGTATGGCGTGGTTTGGCGGAGGCGCCGATTTGACGCCCTACTATTTGTTCGACGCCGACATCCGAGACTTTCACCAAATTTACAAGGACTTGTGTGAAGCGCACACGGATGGCATTCCCGGCTACTCGTACACCAACATGAAAGCAGCTTGTGACGAGTACTTTTATTTACCCGCACGTAACGAACACCGCGGCACGGGGGGTatctttttcgacgacatGACGGCAACTCGTGCCTCGCAAGCATTTGTAGAGGGTGTGGCCGATGCTTGGATGCCTTCCTGGTTGCCCATTGTAGAGCGACGTTCGGGAGCGTCGTATACAACGGAGCAAAAGGAATGGCAACTACTACGGCGCGGCCGTTACCTAGAATTTAACCTACTGTACGACCGTGGCGTCAAATTTGGTCTCGCTAACACAAATCCGCGTGTCGAGGGTGTCATGGTTTCGGCGCCTCCACGAATCGCATACGAGTACAATCATCGAATCGAGTCGGGGTCGGCAGAAGATGACTTGTTGAAAGTACTGAAGAAGCCCAAAACATGGGTGTAGAGTAGAACAAAGCATTTTCCTCTACATTTTATATATCTGAAAGCCCGTTGTATTGCAAGAATGAGCAAGTGAGATCTTATAGGGAGGGACCCAAGCTTCCTCATCCATACGCTTCTTTCCACATGAATTTGGCTCTAACCAGTGTCATAACATACTTAAACGCTCATCCATTCTACTAGTGCCCTTTTGATTGTATATAAGGCCTTTGATAATCCTATTTTCAAAAGAGTTAGATGCTTAGCCGCGCAAATTTCATAAGATTTTCATCTTCGATGAAGTATGTATGTTTCCACCATAAATAGGAGCACACCCCTTCTTCACACTTATAGGTTAAAAATCATCAACTGAATACGGCAACACTAGGAAACCAGAATAGTTAGGTCGGAAGTTTCCAACCAAAAATCATACCATGGGTGCCAAAGAGTTAGCCTGATCCTGAGGCTCTCATTTGTCATGTTAAGTCCTTCCCGGTCATTGTTGGGTATTTTGACCAAAATCTTATTTGCTTTCGCCAATTAGAGCTATATCACAAGAATTGCAATTCTGGGAACACCATAATGTTTGACTCTGAGATCGAAATTGTATGCAAAATATGTTAAAATATCTCTAAGTAATATTGTCAGTCGTGGTAAAATCTATTCACTTTTCCAAAGGGGCTGCGCTCCTGCTAGGTAGGGAAAAAATTGTTTTatattaacagtaaaacgcGCTTTTTTTGGTCGCCCTCCACTCGTACACTGGGAGACTGACAGTTACCATGAATTTACATTACTTTTAAGCAAGGTCCTTCCTCCACGAACACTACCCGTTCGTATTCCTGTACCATTAGCGTATGCTTTtaacccccccccccccccctcgCAACGCGACAATATAACTTGCGACACGCTACCATGAACACTCTAGAAGCATTGGTCGTGCTTCTTTGTCTGGTCTTCTTTGCGCCTTCACAACCATGCGTCAGCGCTGTTAATGAGACTTTTCGATTCGGCATTCTGCCGAAGAGCCTAGATAATCCTTTCTTCGACCCCGTCCGGACAGGTTGTGAAGCTCGAGCGGATGTTTACGGAAACGTAGTATGCGTATGGATTGGGCCAGAGCAGGAAGAGCCGACGGGTGCCGCCCAAGTAGAATGGATTGACCGAATGATAGATCAAAGGCTCGCCGGCGACCCTGAGGCGCTCGACGGACTTGCCATTTCGGTTGTAAACGAGGAGTCCGTGAAGGAGCCAATTCGAAGAGCGCTTGACTCGGGAATGTCGGTTATTTGTTTTGACAGCGATGCGGCTAACTCGGATCGTCAAGCATACGTTGGAACCGATAACGTCGCGTTTGGTGAGCAGCTCGGAAAGGTTTTGTTGCAACTCCAACCCACCGGTGGGATGTTCGCACTGGTTTCCATCCAAACGCCAAATTTGGAGCTGCGAGTTCGCGGTATACGATCCGCACTATTAGGCTCTACCTGGACAGAACCTCCCGACTCCATTTTGTACGAAGAAGCGGGCAACATAACGCTAACACTTCAGAATATGAGGGATTTGAAGGTGGCAAATCCGGACCTTGGAGCAATCATTCCGCTCTACGGAACTGTTATGCAGTACGAAGACCTTTGGATAAAATACGTTGATAGTCACCGAGACCTCACGCACGTTATAGCCGACGCTGGATCGAACCAAATATCCCTATTGGAACGCGGCTTCGCTGATGGTTTAGTAGGACAACTACCGTACCAATCTGGGGAGGTGTGCATCGACACCCTCTTAAATCTACGTCGGGAATCGGGTGGAAAACCTTCTGCGCACAGAAATAGCTCAGACCTGGTTTTCGGGACCAATTTGTCTTTGCTGCTGCGAATACCATTGATTCTACCCACACTGACTGTCGACCAGAACTTTGTTGGAAATTATCGCATCCTCGGCTACGTCTTATTCTGCATCCTTGCTTCGCTTTCGATTGTCGTCATGGCATGGGTGTTGATGAAACGGAAGACATACATAGTTCGGGCTTCTCAGCCCATTTTTCTCATTGTGGTTGCTGTTGGTGCACTAATTATGAGTTCCTCGATAATTCCAATTGGcttcgacaacgagaatTACAGTGTTGGTGCCTGTTCGGCAGCTTGTATCGCCACCCCTTGGTTGCTCTCTATAGGCTTTTCCACCGTTTTCTCGGCGCTCTTTAGCAAGCTGTGGCGAATCAATCGGGTGGTGGAGTCAGCTCAGAGGTTCAACAAGCAAGTTGTGACGGTGCGGGACGTCATTTTACCGTTCTGTCTTCTGATGGTAGCCAATTTGATCATACTGATTTGCTGGACGGTTGTTGCGCCGTTGGAATACGTACGACGAGACGATCTCGGAACTGATCCTTGGAACCGCGTCATATCAAGCTATGGGACCTGCATGACTAGGGAAGGCCAGCGCTCTGTACCGTTTGTGTCAGCGCTGGTTGCTGTCAACCTGGGAGCTCTCTTGTTTGCGAACATTCAAGCTTACAAGGCCCGGAGTATTCAGAGCGAATTTAGTGAGTCGAAGTACATTGCTTTAGTGGTAGCGGGAATGATGCAAGTGAGTCTTGTTGGCTTGCCAGTGTTGCTTCTGACAGTCGACAATCCTCCCGTGTACTACCTACTTCGAATTCTGTTGGTCTTTGTGATTACTCTGGCGATAATCGGACTTATCTTTGTTCCAAAAATGCTTCATAAACCGAAAGAGAACGGACGGCAGGTCGTTGTCTCGCATGGTACACCTTCGACTGAAGAGATTGCTATGAGCTCAATGTCAATGGTATCAAACCGTGGCGACGATGGTATAATGGACTCTcattattcacagtcagattgGAAAGCATTGCCTAAAGGCAGTGTAGAGGAATCTTCCGGGGTGACCAGTATTGCGTCAATAAGGGCAGCGGCTGCCCAA
The Phaeodactylum tricornutum CCAP 1055/1 chromosome 7, whole genome shotgun sequence DNA segment above includes these coding regions:
- a CDS encoding predicted protein; amino-acid sequence: MEDIRVIPLPFPNYDRVPEYDPKSPSVVDLCVTLIPNQTFPRPIGTRASRDNIVSHTGDDIHLDGPLSVAVADQNPVPESSIPRRDESPGPGWFTAYSVPATRPEESELPLRVPRLRRVRPRSAMNHGGSSDTLADPSIQLGAPPRYYMFQDFFRDGRDAVEDAPDDGEDGYGQEPLPKRLRWIHTPTQCTVEKDQDSASDLTASSSFNEASEDDFSEDGISNVHATKTSSGTSNQEYTVSFFSFGDTPLAHTQALRNGNKSPPPLLLPSPTSTAQSSVPNQKGGIAPKKRFMDRYRQASWSTPYAEQHEIRSNRRAFEACPAKSAPCWIVGRRPRWWRCHYKWEMENGEDTGLVDAPG
- a CDS encoding predicted protein; this encodes MLQYDDNGFYFFALSTLSFYLVPSWYSILQKVFNAFWVNDEKIGAVARTSAEQKKADQLKKSQKGMSVLHSQGFLINVGITLALSMLFVWLLFMVSQDGEVNSFDPFSILEIDHGSDSKSIKKAYRNLSLKYHPDKNPGNRAAEAKFMMVSKAYETLTDETAKENYEKYGNPDGKQSLEVSIGLPSFLLDTNNRNLVLMVYLVIMVGVIPFCVWTYYSDSSKYGEKDVMYDTYSWFHHTLNEHTVVRALPEVLAGSAEFRKRNIPRDADDKKAVSAAVTNVKSLMPKPKYNHPVCVKGNVLMHSHLLRQDVAKVHEEDLKYMLRYSTALIDAMISVCKHQDSIQTAANCIEFGQYVTQAMWTKDSPLLQLPHFTPAEVAHVDKGKVKIGTVQEYRAQAEDQRKGMATFSDLQKKDIANYLHIFPDITVESKVFVDDDEDDNVYEGDLVTIMVTITRNNLADGEKAGLVHAPRFPFPKKEAWWIILGQLKEGKIISIDKVGNSNKKVQHAIKFLAPPQGTYEFDLLIKSNGYVGVDQKLKVDMTTLDNSALPEYKVHPDDAELDDEPTLFEEMLNAHIEQDSDDDDSDEEDSDDEDQPQTEAAKKKEQLRKARQADKDDDDDDSDDEAEEVYADK
- the HemF_3 gene encoding coproporphyrinogen oxidase (eighth step in heme synthesis; contains ER signal peptide at extended N terminus (2 versions possible, extension of 99 aa / SignalP score = 0.953; extension of 109 aa / SignalP score = 0.912); putatively chloroplast targeted), producing the protein MDETNEDAQAGKLSSGGLTRVLQGGSVIEKGACSLTLIEQGILTPERAATIRSRQPENGMNIQAGDVYSAAALSMVLHTASPMVPTFRSDIRVFQVRSSSSTDDGNDPTSMAWFGGGADLTPYYLFDADIRDFHQIYKDLCEAHTDGIPGYSYTNMKAACDEYFYLPARNEHRGTGGIFFDDMTATRASQAFVEGVADAWMPSWLPIVERRSGASYTTEQKEWQLLRRGRYLEFNLLYDRGVKFGLANTNPRVEGVMVSAPPRIAYEYNHRIESGSAEDDLLKVLKKPKTWV
- a CDS encoding predicted protein, with the protein product MNTLEALVVLLCLVFFAPSQPCVSAVNETFRFGILPKSLDNPFFDPVRTGCEARADVYGNVVCVWIGPEQEEPTGAAQVEWIDRMIDQRLAGDPEALDGLAISVVNEESVKEPIRRALDSGMSVICFDSDAANSDRQAYVGTDNVAFGEQLGKVLLQLQPTGGMFALVSIQTPNLELRVRGIRSALLGSTWTEPPDSILYEEAGNITLTLQNMRDLKVANPDLGAIIPLYGTVMQYEDLWIKYVDSHRDLTHVIADAGSNQISLLERGFADGLVGQLPYQSGEVCIDTLLNLRRESGGKPSAHRNSSDLVFGTNLSLLLRIPLILPTLTVDQNFVGNYRILGYVLFCILASLSIVVMAWVLMKRKTYIVRASQPIFLIVVAVGALIMSSSIIPIGFDNENYSVGACSAACIATPWLLSIGFSTVFSALFSKLWRINRVVESAQRFNKQVVTVRDVILPFCLLMVANLIILICWTVVAPLEYVRRDDLGTDPWNRVISSYGTCMTREGQRSVPFVSALVAVNLGALLFANIQAYKARSIQSEFSESKYIALVVAGMMQVSLVGLPVLLLTVDNPPVYYLLRILLVFVITLAIIGLIFVPKMLHKPKENGRQVVVSHGTPSQTVATMV